Proteins from one Dysgonomonas sp. HDW5A genomic window:
- a CDS encoding carboxypeptidase-like regulatory domain-containing protein has protein sequence MKKRFPLYLMPFFILLITIFLAPQVYGQTSLKDRIEWREGCDSIFVFEITNKEALKFLKEGRSDKLMEKLLYKHVATFKGKWNNAPKQGHFIYASITKNTINYSYMPIIPFQVFLFREYGILTLQVIDSEGEVRSDAKVKIQNGKWRLFDSDVPFDANSKAYRTDDWSENPMRILTVEYNKFKAVFDLNKEVVRPSYGSDYGGSGGDSGPDFYSYMITDKNKYKPGEKVRFKSYALTGGKKPLKKALELWMQKPDNYDFKKITMVEPYNPGGFAGELNLHDSLKLRLDKSYSLQLRDTKGRVVANTSFRYEDYELYDNKMETKLKDFTQYFPNDNEVEIKVVDANNLIMPDMKAQIAISRGEVRNSYVDLLIVPDIIRRDTISLNNDSPTTYKIPASLFENTDCTYRVDIAVLTPDGQSLKASHNVSFYKSYYDVNYDTKDSTIVFSFSELGIEKSVPAKISIDKKEFIDITLPYTEPFKQNAETYIIFVPEYKVSKNVSVRSIAHELEIKGGLVKDSLVLELVNPLGLDVAWYVYEGNLLLEKGSGKEIDFKKPYIDLDVSYFLEIFFTMGGEDQVYRRVFSPKKEFLNIDWNMPQRIYPGQTIDSKIKITDSRGYNVKGADITAFAYNSLLNYYLPDLPYYGNTPKGREKRDSYYIHEKNANYSQPLNQKNYDFWNKIAHLDKNDYYRFAFPDPRLHEDLIDTLSNTKGNIPYHDIFKYTIDTPDGTTEFAPYVMLDGRALDIYAIEVDETPVYFSWTEQPKGYSFLVDSKWYHKISLRLHDRIIIIDKYCFDQGKKTILSINLHNMPQSSHVRTIVMPPKNKGTKKYPNWVYELDKSEKDLYSKYISVIPIVEDRFTYMTKSIIKDSVVIPVFHPNFEKKQNFYQAQKTYQTVGPLQEGMYRYMDGVEYFHEGGYKYKYGGNVVYKYPAEPYPTALTYGSNENMYNINDFHFTPKEFGRKIGLVAVEEDKWFPGIVYLKNTKIHIPADVEKSGVRGIVMRNRETGKLFVPIFNRGVLGNYGNSDLYGLKGMNYGNYDIFALYSNGNYLRYDNVPLLAGTYVELKMNECHEHPKDSVSAKWLQYRPAVQSVTTSRGNEGVVSRQYSNIGKQYFNPANDVRGIVTDEQGEPLIGVSISLKGKQAGTVTDIDGVFILDLHSAENTLVFSYIGYKVEEVKVTRGSSITVRLKEDSQMLMETVVVGYGVQRKASLAASVMTISGSMMNHEMESYKESEEVDDDGSAKLCSELLQLNGMRSNFSDVGFWEPKLVTDKKGEASFSVTFPDNITRWEAVVYAMNRKLKTGTLRRSINSYKPLMAEIKTPQFLVEGDSTLFSTNIRNYTKDKEIEGEIIFVNNGDSILRTPIRFEASYQKYLPVIAPSDQDSLTFSYRFTRNDGYSDGEQRGISIEKQGVVVAEGTLQFLRNGDYINVAATNNENVEISITGKQVDIYMDAANYLMGYSYSCNEQLASKLIGLLNYRLYMQFNEKPFRYHKNVNEIINRLLKNQNEKRLWSWWGNDSNTSYWMSAHILRALNMARMAGYKVDFDIKKVQYDYIDIHRFRNTSLYDIDVLNAVVDWGTEQSYKEIIELFEDKIAKIEAREDSLVQKYKKTKNPKDYFVCNSYLTQKLTLMEMRQKLGMEYDKKLILGLINKDVYGAVNVKDTLRANYWYYDNDAANVIAYRIVRKDSVLRQYVDGMQMYILGTKRYGWNTYQASSALMTILPDLLAESTTAKNLATVTLAGKENRSVKEFPYNATLKSGEQLSIKKESGMPLLYSAYTMKRRTEQHFGEAFDISTYINSKTLEKGVAVTMEVTVKVKQDNAEHVIIEIPVPAGCSYQNKNRGYGQYEVYREYFKEKVAIFCEKLPKGEYRYTINLMPRYSGKYILNPAKVEMMYFPVINSNNDIRKIDIQ, from the coding sequence ATGAAAAAACGCTTTCCCTTATACCTTATGCCATTTTTCATTCTACTTATAACTATTTTTTTAGCGCCACAAGTATATGGGCAAACATCATTAAAAGATCGTATCGAATGGCGGGAAGGCTGCGATTCTATTTTTGTATTTGAAATAACAAACAAAGAAGCTCTGAAATTCCTCAAAGAAGGCCGCAGTGATAAATTAATGGAAAAACTGCTTTATAAGCATGTGGCCACTTTTAAAGGCAAATGGAACAATGCCCCCAAACAAGGCCATTTTATATATGCCAGTATAACCAAAAATACAATCAATTATAGCTATATGCCTATCATTCCGTTTCAGGTATTTCTGTTTCGCGAATATGGCATACTCACTTTGCAGGTAATAGATAGCGAAGGCGAAGTAAGAAGCGATGCAAAAGTGAAGATACAAAACGGTAAATGGCGACTGTTCGACTCCGATGTGCCTTTTGACGCAAACAGTAAAGCATACAGAACGGACGACTGGTCGGAAAATCCTATGCGGATACTAACCGTAGAATATAATAAATTTAAAGCTGTATTCGATCTTAACAAAGAGGTTGTACGCCCTTCTTACGGGAGTGATTATGGCGGAAGCGGAGGCGACTCAGGCCCCGACTTTTACAGTTATATGATTACTGACAAAAACAAATATAAGCCGGGCGAAAAAGTCCGTTTCAAATCTTATGCCTTAACAGGAGGCAAGAAGCCTCTAAAAAAAGCTTTGGAGCTTTGGATGCAAAAGCCTGATAATTACGATTTCAAAAAAATAACAATGGTAGAGCCCTACAATCCCGGAGGCTTTGCCGGTGAACTTAATTTACACGACTCGCTCAAATTGAGGCTTGATAAAAGTTATTCCTTGCAATTACGGGATACAAAGGGGAGAGTAGTTGCCAATACATCTTTCCGATACGAAGACTATGAGTTGTATGACAATAAGATGGAAACAAAGCTTAAAGACTTTACGCAATACTTCCCCAACGACAATGAGGTAGAAATAAAAGTAGTCGATGCCAATAACCTCATTATGCCCGATATGAAAGCCCAAATTGCAATCTCCCGGGGAGAAGTGCGAAACTCTTATGTAGATCTCCTGATTGTACCCGATATCATTCGACGTGATACCATTAGTCTCAACAACGACAGCCCCACCACATATAAAATACCGGCTTCACTCTTCGAGAACACAGATTGCACTTATAGAGTGGATATAGCTGTACTCACACCCGACGGACAATCGTTGAAAGCGAGCCACAATGTGTCATTCTACAAATCTTATTATGATGTTAATTATGATACGAAAGATTCTACAATTGTTTTCAGTTTCAGCGAACTGGGTATAGAAAAAAGCGTTCCGGCAAAAATATCGATAGACAAAAAAGAATTTATAGATATAACACTACCGTATACCGAGCCATTTAAGCAGAATGCAGAAACTTATATTATTTTCGTACCCGAGTATAAAGTTTCCAAGAATGTGAGTGTAAGAAGCATTGCTCATGAATTGGAAATCAAAGGCGGACTGGTAAAAGATTCGCTGGTGCTTGAATTAGTCAATCCTCTTGGCTTGGATGTCGCATGGTATGTATACGAAGGTAATCTGTTGCTCGAAAAAGGTTCCGGCAAAGAAATAGATTTTAAGAAGCCCTACATTGATCTTGATGTATCCTACTTTTTAGAAATATTCTTTACCATGGGAGGCGAAGATCAGGTGTACAGGCGGGTATTTTCGCCTAAAAAAGAATTTCTGAACATAGACTGGAATATGCCTCAGCGAATATATCCGGGGCAGACAATCGACAGCAAAATAAAAATTACCGACAGTCGTGGTTACAACGTCAAAGGCGCAGACATTACAGCCTTTGCTTATAATTCATTGCTAAATTATTATTTGCCCGATTTGCCCTACTATGGCAATACACCTAAAGGCAGAGAAAAACGTGATTCGTATTACATCCACGAAAAGAATGCCAACTACTCTCAGCCTTTGAATCAAAAAAATTATGATTTCTGGAATAAGATAGCCCATCTCGATAAAAACGATTACTACCGCTTCGCCTTTCCAGACCCTCGATTACACGAAGACCTGATAGACACGCTGAGTAACACAAAAGGAAATATTCCATATCACGATATTTTTAAATATACGATAGATACTCCTGATGGCACGACCGAGTTTGCCCCTTATGTAATGCTAGATGGCAGGGCTTTAGATATTTATGCTATCGAGGTGGATGAGACACCTGTCTATTTCAGTTGGACAGAGCAACCCAAAGGATATTCATTTCTGGTCGACAGTAAATGGTATCACAAAATAAGTCTCCGCCTGCACGACCGGATTATCATTATCGATAAATACTGTTTCGATCAGGGTAAGAAAACAATACTCAGTATCAACCTCCACAATATGCCCCAAAGTTCTCATGTAAGGACGATAGTGATGCCTCCTAAAAATAAAGGCACTAAGAAGTATCCAAATTGGGTATATGAATTGGATAAAAGTGAAAAAGATCTTTATTCAAAATACATATCCGTTATTCCTATTGTCGAAGACAGGTTTACATACATGACCAAAAGTATTATAAAAGATTCGGTCGTCATACCTGTTTTCCATCCCAATTTTGAAAAAAAACAAAATTTTTATCAGGCTCAAAAAACATATCAGACAGTGGGGCCGTTACAAGAAGGCATGTACCGATATATGGATGGTGTAGAATATTTTCACGAAGGAGGTTACAAATACAAATATGGCGGTAATGTGGTATATAAATACCCTGCCGAGCCTTATCCGACAGCTCTTACTTATGGGTCAAATGAGAATATGTATAATATCAACGATTTTCATTTTACCCCTAAAGAATTTGGACGGAAAATAGGTTTAGTAGCCGTAGAAGAAGACAAGTGGTTTCCCGGAATAGTATATCTCAAAAACACAAAAATACATATACCCGCAGATGTCGAAAAGTCAGGGGTACGTGGAATCGTAATGCGCAACAGAGAAACAGGCAAGCTATTTGTCCCCATCTTCAACCGAGGTGTATTGGGCAATTATGGTAATAGCGACTTGTACGGCCTTAAAGGTATGAATTATGGCAATTATGATATCTTTGCCCTATACAGCAACGGCAATTACCTAAGGTATGATAATGTACCACTTTTAGCAGGTACTTATGTAGAACTCAAGATGAACGAGTGTCACGAACATCCCAAAGATTCAGTTTCGGCTAAATGGTTACAATACCGCCCAGCAGTTCAGTCGGTTACTACGTCGAGAGGCAACGAAGGTGTCGTGTCACGTCAATATTCCAATATTGGCAAACAGTATTTCAATCCTGCCAACGATGTCAGGGGAATAGTTACTGACGAGCAGGGCGAACCTCTTATAGGCGTATCCATTAGCCTAAAGGGCAAACAGGCCGGAACTGTGACCGACATTGACGGAGTGTTCATTCTCGATTTGCATAGTGCCGAAAACACCCTTGTATTCAGTTATATTGGCTATAAAGTCGAAGAAGTGAAGGTAACACGAGGCAGTAGTATAACTGTTAGGTTGAAAGAAGATTCTCAGATGCTTATGGAAACAGTGGTCGTAGGCTATGGCGTACAAAGAAAAGCAAGTTTAGCTGCGTCTGTGATGACTATCTCAGGATCAATGATGAACCATGAAATGGAGAGTTATAAAGAGTCGGAAGAGGTAGACGACGATGGTTCAGCCAAGCTTTGTAGCGAATTGTTGCAACTCAACGGTATGCGTTCCAACTTCTCTGATGTTGGATTCTGGGAACCTAAACTGGTAACTGACAAAAAAGGCGAAGCTAGTTTCTCGGTCACGTTCCCTGATAATATAACCCGATGGGAAGCTGTAGTGTATGCCATGAACAGGAAGTTGAAGACAGGCACACTGCGCCGCAGCATCAACTCATATAAACCATTGATGGCTGAAATTAAGACACCTCAGTTTCTGGTAGAAGGCGATTCTACCCTTTTTTCCACTAATATCCGCAATTATACAAAAGATAAAGAAATAGAAGGGGAAATAATCTTTGTGAACAACGGAGATTCCATCTTACGCACGCCCATCCGTTTCGAAGCCTCGTATCAAAAATATCTGCCTGTAATAGCGCCTTCCGATCAGGATAGCTTAACTTTCTCGTATCGCTTTACACGAAACGACGGCTATTCGGATGGCGAACAACGGGGTATCTCTATCGAAAAACAAGGAGTGGTAGTTGCAGAAGGAACACTTCAATTTTTACGCAATGGCGATTATATAAATGTTGCAGCTACGAATAACGAAAACGTAGAAATATCCATCACAGGCAAACAAGTGGACATATACATGGATGCAGCCAACTACCTGATGGGATATAGCTATTCGTGTAACGAGCAATTGGCATCGAAACTTATAGGCCTGCTTAATTATCGCCTTTACATGCAGTTTAATGAAAAACCGTTCAGATACCACAAAAATGTAAATGAAATAATAAACCGTTTGCTAAAAAACCAGAACGAAAAGAGACTGTGGTCGTGGTGGGGCAATGATAGCAATACATCCTATTGGATGTCTGCCCACATTCTTCGTGCGCTCAATATGGCTCGCATGGCAGGATACAAAGTCGATTTTGATATCAAAAAAGTGCAATATGATTATATCGACATACATCGCTTCCGCAATACTTCCTTGTACGATATCGATGTTCTAAATGCCGTTGTCGACTGGGGTACAGAACAAAGCTATAAGGAAATAATAGAACTCTTCGAAGATAAAATAGCAAAGATCGAAGCTCGTGAAGATTCGCTTGTGCAAAAATATAAAAAGACCAAGAATCCGAAAGATTATTTTGTATGCAACTCATACCTCACACAAAAGCTGACACTAATGGAAATGCGTCAAAAATTAGGAATGGAGTACGATAAAAAACTTATACTAGGCCTTATAAACAAAGACGTGTATGGTGCAGTAAATGTAAAGGATACTCTTCGTGCAAACTATTGGTACTACGACAACGATGCTGCCAATGTGATTGCTTACCGCATTGTACGTAAAGATTCGGTGCTACGGCAATATGTCGATGGCATGCAAATGTACATATTGGGAACCAAGCGTTATGGGTGGAACACCTATCAGGCATCATCGGCGCTGATGACTATTTTGCCCGACCTTTTGGCCGAGTCCACTACAGCCAAAAATCTGGCTACGGTAACTCTTGCCGGCAAAGAAAACAGGTCTGTCAAAGAATTCCCTTACAACGCTACGTTGAAGAGCGGAGAACAATTGTCTATTAAGAAAGAAAGCGGAATGCCTCTTCTCTATTCGGCATATACTATGAAGAGACGAACCGAGCAGCATTTCGGCGAAGCCTTTGATATAAGTACTTATATCAACAGCAAGACTTTAGAGAAAGGCGTAGCGGTAACTATGGAAGTAACAGTGAAAGTGAAGCAAGACAATGCCGAGCATGTGATAATAGAAATCCCAGTGCCTGCGGGTTGCAGTTATCAGAACAAAAATAGGGGATATGGTCAGTATGAGGTATATCGTGAATATTTCAAAGAGAAAGTTGCTATCTTCTGCGAAAAACTACCGAAAGGAGAATATAGATATACTATTAACTTGATGCCTCGTTATTCAGGGAAATACATACTCAATCCGGCAAAGGTGGAGATGATGTATTTTCCTGTAATAAATTCGAATAATGATATCCGCAAAATTGATATACAGTAA
- a CDS encoding helix-turn-helix domain-containing protein, with amino-acid sequence MKNIGIIDLEVIDEIITKTQTITREIDALKNKHDNKYLGKWMDAQDVCLTLNISPRTLQTYRDEGKIGYTQINRKIYYKSEDVDQFIRNSYNNKHKNNSDENNG; translated from the coding sequence ATGAAAAATATCGGCATAATCGATCTGGAAGTAATCGATGAAATAATCACAAAAACACAAACCATCACAAGAGAAATAGATGCTTTAAAGAATAAGCACGACAACAAATACCTTGGAAAATGGATGGACGCACAGGATGTATGCCTTACACTGAACATCTCACCCCGTACACTCCAAACCTACAGGGACGAAGGCAAGATAGGGTACACGCAGATCAACCGTAAGATATATTATAAGTCAGAGGATGTGGATCAATTTATACGTAATTCATACAATAACAAACATAAAAACAACAGCGATGAAAATAATGGATAA
- a CDS encoding helix-turn-helix domain-containing protein, producing MKIMDNKDDRILSINKGLEQTLKAVRYMLDNYKPLFNGERYLTDKDLSQKLNISRRTLQDYRTNGMIPYIMLCKKVLYKESDIQKMRDNAYYKAWAE from the coding sequence ATGAAAATAATGGATAATAAAGACGATAGAATCTTATCTATCAATAAAGGTTTAGAACAGACGTTAAAAGCAGTCAGGTATATGCTCGATAATTACAAACCGCTGTTTAACGGGGAACGTTACCTGACAGACAAAGATCTGTCGCAGAAGCTGAACATCAGTCGGCGTACATTGCAGGATTACCGCACTAACGGCATGATACCGTATATCATGTTGTGCAAAAAAGTATTGTATAAAGAGTCTGATATCCAGAAGATGCGTGATAATGCTTATTATAAGGCCTGGGCTGAATAA
- a CDS encoding site-specific integrase: MMRSTFSILFFIKKNEPKKNRLCTIMTRITIEGTYLQFSTKTDIFPEQWITNQGRAKGSTTYAKEINRQLDLIRSQLHNYHSRLREKYKYVTPLMLKKAYLALEDETKLSFQFTEQVKFFQSKTGKNIGCNTSFRYGLTWNRIQEFLELEYSQSDIRIEHISISLLEKFYTHMRKHLGYKNNTAMKYMQRFSTIMKFSEKLGLITHNPFNFYIIRFDKTDRISLLEEEVDAIWHQQFLTPRLTTIRDLFVFSCYSGLSHIDLCRLKKDDIQLSHDNKLWISIHRMKTDEVSQIPLLPIPLQIVEKYKNTRPDEYLFPTSTNQKTNEYLKEIAEICHIKKKTTFHLARHTFATLALKYKVSIESISAMLGHNSIKTTQIYAKITPLKIAE; the protein is encoded by the coding sequence ATGATGAGAAGCACATTCAGTATCCTGTTCTTTATCAAAAAGAACGAACCCAAGAAAAACCGGTTATGCACCATTATGACACGCATAACAATCGAAGGAACTTATCTTCAGTTCAGTACCAAAACAGATATATTCCCCGAACAATGGATAACGAATCAGGGAAGAGCCAAAGGCAGTACAACCTATGCAAAAGAAATAAACCGGCAGCTCGATCTCATAAGATCACAGCTCCATAACTATCACAGCAGATTAAGAGAAAAATACAAATATGTTACCCCGCTGATGCTGAAAAAAGCCTACCTGGCTCTCGAAGACGAAACCAAACTAAGCTTTCAGTTTACAGAACAAGTTAAGTTCTTTCAATCCAAAACAGGCAAGAATATTGGCTGCAATACTTCCTTTCGATATGGACTGACATGGAACCGTATACAGGAGTTTCTGGAACTGGAATACAGTCAATCGGACATCCGCATCGAACACATATCAATCAGCCTTCTCGAGAAATTCTACACCCATATGAGAAAACACCTCGGTTACAAGAACAATACCGCCATGAAATACATGCAACGATTCTCTACAATCATGAAATTCTCCGAAAAGCTCGGGCTGATTACACACAATCCCTTTAATTTTTACATAATCCGTTTTGATAAAACAGACCGTATATCACTGCTGGAAGAAGAAGTTGATGCCATATGGCATCAACAGTTTCTGACACCACGACTTACAACCATACGGGATCTCTTTGTCTTCAGCTGCTACAGCGGCCTCTCTCATATCGACCTATGCAGGCTGAAGAAAGACGACATACAGCTCAGCCATGACAATAAACTCTGGATCAGTATTCACAGGATGAAAACCGATGAAGTGTCGCAAATCCCCCTTCTTCCGATCCCGCTACAGATTGTCGAAAAATATAAGAACACAAGACCCGACGAATACCTCTTTCCTACATCCACAAATCAGAAGACTAACGAATATCTCAAGGAAATCGCAGAAATCTGCCACATAAAAAAGAAAACTACCTTCCACCTTGCCAGGCACACGTTTGCTACCCTTGCCCTCAAATACAAGGTATCCATAGAATCCATATCCGCAATGCTGGGGCATAACAGCATTAAAACAACCCAGATCTATGCAAAAATAACCCCGTTGAAAATAGCGGAATAA
- a CDS encoding YhcG family protein, producing MTTIQPNDYNHFLIEIKERIRSAQYEAMKAVNKEMIQLYWDIGKQITEKQQASGWGKAVVETLSKDLQKEFPGIQGFGARNIWYMQQFYTEYEGNEILQPLVAEISWTKHLAIMTKCKDIQERQFYILSTKKYGWTKDVLIHKIEAKASEKYLLGQTNFDKTLPDNIRHQAVLAVKDDYTFDFLGLGEEHSETELEQALIKNIRSFLIEFGTDFTFVGNQYRIELEGEEYFIDLLLYHRKLQCMVAVELKIGKFLPEYKGKMEFYLNILNDKIRLPHENPSIGIIICKSKKRTIVEYALKDSNQPIGIATYSLTTELPESYQELLPDGDEIAKKLNLLMDK from the coding sequence ATGACTACTATCCAACCCAACGATTATAATCATTTCCTGATTGAGATTAAGGAACGAATCCGTTCTGCTCAATATGAGGCCATGAAAGCAGTCAATAAAGAAATGATACAACTTTATTGGGATATCGGTAAGCAAATAACAGAAAAGCAACAGGCATCCGGTTGGGGGAAAGCTGTTGTCGAGACATTGTCAAAAGATTTACAGAAAGAATTTCCGGGAATTCAAGGCTTTGGTGCACGTAACATCTGGTATATGCAGCAGTTTTACACTGAGTATGAAGGAAATGAAATTCTGCAACCATTAGTTGCAGAAATTAGCTGGACAAAACATTTAGCAATAATGACTAAATGTAAAGATATACAGGAGCGACAATTCTATATCTTGTCAACCAAGAAGTATGGATGGACCAAAGATGTGCTTATACATAAGATCGAAGCAAAAGCATCTGAGAAATATCTTTTAGGTCAAACAAACTTTGACAAAACATTACCTGATAATATAAGGCATCAAGCTGTTTTAGCAGTAAAAGACGATTATACTTTCGACTTTCTTGGATTAGGTGAAGAACACTCAGAAACAGAACTGGAGCAGGCATTAATCAAAAATATCCGTTCATTCCTTATTGAATTCGGTACGGACTTCACATTTGTAGGAAATCAATACCGTATTGAACTGGAGGGTGAAGAGTATTTTATTGATTTGCTTCTGTATCATCGTAAACTTCAATGTATGGTGGCCGTCGAACTGAAAATAGGTAAGTTCCTTCCTGAATATAAAGGGAAAATGGAATTTTATCTCAATATTTTGAATGATAAAATCAGGCTGCCTCACGAAAATCCTTCCATTGGAATTATTATATGTAAATCCAAAAAGCGTACAATAGTGGAATATGCACTAAAAGATTCAAATCAACCAATAGGTATTGCAACTTATAGCCTTACAACTGAATTACCGGAATCATATCAGGAGCTATTACCTGATGGGGACGAGATAGCTAAAAAGTTAAACCTGTTAATGGACAAATAG
- a CDS encoding AraC family transcriptional regulator yields the protein MNAIPIHKLSDKFQGEIAFLRYVSQNEQVPAVDYAHRDDYYIFLFIEKGEGKLLIDFKEYEITGSTVHCILPGQVHIPVGNINACGWILAVDAMLVKDEYKEIFEQVSLMGSKVNLDEDIINDLKYCASAIHKRLKPERQHIEESIIHDLLSFYIGITAEIYRKGLPVSKNKRLAAITFQFKTLLSANYQSLKRPSQYADKLNLSPVYLNEAVKKTTGLTVSECIQNELIIQAKRLLFYTNKNVKEIALELGYEDYAYFTRLFTKTSKLSPTQFRKKYLK from the coding sequence ATGAATGCCATTCCGATCCACAAACTATCAGACAAATTTCAAGGAGAAATAGCCTTCCTACGCTATGTTTCGCAAAACGAGCAAGTACCCGCTGTAGATTATGCACACAGAGATGATTACTATATCTTTCTTTTCATCGAAAAAGGAGAAGGCAAACTATTGATCGACTTTAAAGAATATGAAATAACAGGAAGTACCGTTCACTGCATCTTACCCGGACAAGTCCATATTCCGGTCGGCAATATAAATGCCTGTGGCTGGATATTGGCAGTAGACGCCATGCTCGTAAAAGATGAATACAAAGAAATATTCGAACAGGTCTCTCTGATGGGCAGTAAAGTAAACCTCGATGAAGATATAATTAACGACCTTAAATATTGTGCCTCAGCCATCCACAAAAGACTGAAACCCGAAAGACAACATATCGAAGAAAGTATTATCCACGATTTACTGTCTTTCTATATCGGAATCACAGCAGAAATATACCGCAAAGGCCTCCCCGTTTCCAAAAACAAACGACTGGCAGCTATTACTTTCCAATTTAAAACATTACTGTCCGCCAATTATCAATCATTGAAACGTCCGTCACAATACGCAGACAAATTGAATCTATCTCCAGTATATTTAAACGAAGCCGTAAAAAAGACCACAGGACTAACAGTCAGTGAGTGTATTCAAAACGAACTTATTATTCAGGCTAAACGCCTATTGTTCTATACCAATAAGAATGTCAAGGAAATTGCCTTAGAGCTCGGATACGAAGATTATGCTTATTTTACACGCCTATTTACTAAGACATCTAAACTCTCGCCTACTCAGTTCCGCAAGAAATACCTTAAATAG
- a CDS encoding alpha/beta fold hydrolase yields MTHKLFYNDSNHSLAYTDFGNKDGIPLIVQHGMIASIKDEYLFGNHLKESARIICVARPGYGESSPFVMDSYLEWGHIISILANDLSLETFDIFSSSAGAPYGYAIGKVCSDKVRNMYIFSGTPALYDEEVQSGWPYPIVTNLSVEDSRKIAYDIFFADIPYELSNNDDIKDSKNNNCFGVGQDLRIRFRDWGFTLSDIKAKVFMQHSKKDEVQPYKTAIRTSQLLPDCTLELLENGVHFSVESFQSFIEKTIIKQINY; encoded by the coding sequence ATGACACATAAGCTCTTCTACAATGATAGCAACCACAGTCTGGCTTATACCGATTTTGGAAATAAAGACGGCATTCCGCTAATTGTACAACACGGAATGATAGCTAGTATTAAAGATGAATATTTGTTTGGCAATCATTTAAAAGAATCTGCCAGAATAATTTGTGTTGCCCGACCGGGTTATGGAGAATCTTCGCCCTTCGTGATGGATAGTTATCTGGAATGGGGTCATATTATATCGATACTGGCAAACGATTTATCATTAGAAACGTTTGATATATTTAGTTCTTCAGCAGGTGCACCTTATGGATATGCTATCGGCAAAGTGTGTTCCGATAAAGTAAGAAATATGTATATTTTCAGCGGTACACCTGCATTATATGATGAAGAGGTACAATCCGGCTGGCCATATCCTATTGTTACAAATTTATCAGTCGAAGATTCGAGGAAAATCGCTTATGATATATTTTTTGCAGATATACCTTACGAGTTATCAAATAATGATGATATAAAAGACTCGAAAAACAATAATTGTTTCGGTGTAGGGCAAGACTTAAGAATAAGATTCAGGGATTGGGGATTTACATTGTCCGATATAAAAGCTAAAGTCTTTATGCAACACAGTAAAAAAGATGAAGTTCAGCCATACAAAACGGCTATAAGAACATCTCAACTGTTACCCGATTGCACTTTGGAACTCCTAGAAAATGGTGTTCACTTTTCAGTAGAATCATTTCAATCCTTTATTGAAAAAACAATAATAAAGCAGATTAATTATTGA